From the genome of Rathayibacter sp. VKM Ac-2804:
GCAGCCCGATGCCCGCCACCAGCCAGAGCGGCGCGTGCCGCCGGCCGCCGCCGACGACCGCGGTCGGATCCCAGCCGACGTCCGAGCCGAGGACGACGATCATCGCCACGAACACCCCGCTGAGCACGGCCAGCGTCCACGGCCGCGCGAGGAGGAGCGCCTGCGCGCGCTCCGACACCCTCCGCCTCGCCATTCCGCGAGCCTAGGCGCCGGGCGGTTCGGCCTGCGAGATCGGGCCCGGGCCCGGCGTCGCCCCCACCCCCGGTGAGCCGTTCGTCGGCGGGACGGGATAAAATCGTCGCTCACTCTCCTGCTCGGGCCGGCTGTCCGTCGGCCGCACCCCGCCGGCCGCCCGCATTCGGGAGGTCGGCTCTCCCGGTGGGACAGCGCAGGGGGAGATCGGATGTCGCAGCGACTCGGGTGCGAGCCGACGGCTCGGCGGCGTCGACCGGCGCTCGAGGCGGCGTCGTGACGCCCGAGCCGACACCCGCGACCCCGCTCGAGGACCAGGGCGGCATCCGCATCGAGGCCGTCGGCAGCGACGTCGAGCGCGCGCCGAGCGTGCTCCGCGGCTTCTACGCCGGCACCGACTGGACGGTGACCCCCTCCGCGGCCCCGTTCTCGTACCGCTACGCCGCTCTCGGCGACGCGGCGATGACCCTGCGGACCTCGCAGATGCAGGGCACCAACGTCGGCGACATCCCCGTCGGCGACGACTACATCGTGCAGTGGCTCGTCGCCGGCAGCTCGGTCGTCGACGTCGAGCGCGACGCGATCCCGCAGCGGCGCGGTGTCCCCCTGCTGTTCCCCGCCTACCGGTCGTTCGAGTTCTCGTTCACCGACTACGACCAGAAGCTCGTGCACCTGGGCCGCGACCACGTCGACCGCATCGCCCGCGAGCGGGGCCTGCGCGGGCCGCTCCGCTTCGACCACCTCCGGCCGGTCGACCCGGCGGCCGCCGACCGCTGGCACGCCGCGATCACCGAGATCTCCACCGCCGTCCGCTCCTGGCGCGTGACGCCGCTGCTCTGGGACCGCCTCTCCCGCCGCGGGGCGGCCGCCTTCCTCGAGCTGTACCCGCCGGAGGCCGCGGTGCTGCCCGAGGTGCTGCTCGCCCCGCGGAACGCGAGCGTGCGCACCGCCGCGGAGTTCGTCCAGGAGAACGCGCACCTCGCGCTCGGTCCGCTCGAGATCGCCGCCGCCGCGCACCTCAGCGTGCGCGGACTGCAGGTCGCCTTCCAGCGGGTCCTCGGCACGACGCCGCTGCAGTACCTCCGCGACGTGCGCCTCGACCGGGCGCGCACCGATCTGCTGCTCGCCGACCCGGCGGACGCCACCGTCGCCGACATCGCCCGCGACTGGGGCTTCACCCACCTCGGCCGCTTCTCCGGCGCCTACGCCGCGCGCTTCGGCGAGTATCCGAGCGGTACCCTGCAGCGCTGACCGACCGACTATCCGAGAAACGCACGGGCGGCGGGCGGCGTCGGCCGACGTGGAAAACTGACCCCGATGAACGAGGACCACGCGCGCGTGCGGCGCTCCGAGGTGACCGGCACCGACGTCGATCAGGCGCGCGCACTGCTGCAGGGCGAGTACAACGGCGCCGGATTCAGCGTCGAGCCGACGGTGCCGAGCTTCTCCTACCGCTACTCCTCCATCGGCGACGACGAGCTGACCCTGCGCGGGAGCCTCTTCGCCGGCTCGGTCCACGGCTCGATCCTCACCGAGGGCGAGTACATCGTCTCCTGGCTCACCGCCGGCTCCGGCGCGACCGACCTCGGCCGCGACGCGGTGCTCCTCGCGCACGGGCAGCCGGCCGTGCTGGTGAACAACCGGCCCGCGGAGTTCGACTTCACCGACTACCGCCAGAACCTGATGCACTTCGACGGCGCCTTCCTCGAGCGCGTCGCCGCCGAGCACGAGGGCGCCACCGGTCCGCTGCTGTTCGACACCCGCGCCCGCCCCACCGGCGACGCCCTGCAGAGGTGGGGAGCGACCGTCGCGACCGTCGCCCGCATCGTCTACAGCGCCGACAGCCCGGAGCTGCTGCGCCGCGAGGCGAACCGCACCGCCGCGATCGCGCTGCTCGAGACCTTCCCCCACGTCGCCCTCGCCGTCCCCGCGGAGATCGCGCTGCCCTCGACCGCCAAGCTGCGCGCCGCCATCGAGTACCTGCACGCCCACGCCCACGTGCCCCTTCGCGTCGAGGACGTCGCCGCGGCCGCCGGGCTGAGCCTGCGCGGCCTGCAGGCCCTCTTCCGCCGCGAGCTGGAGCTCAGCCCGCTCGACTACCTGCGCCGCATCCGCCTCGACCGCGTCCGGGAGGAGCTCCGCGCCGGCCAGGCGGGAGTCCTCTCCGTCGCGGAGGTCGCGCACCGGTGGGGCTTCGCGCACTTGGGCCGCTTCTCCGCCTCCTACGCGCGCCGCTTCGGCGAGTACCCCCGGGCGACGCTGCACGACTGAGGCCGCGCGATCCGCCGCGGGCGTCCGTCCGCGCGGCGGCTCACGGCGTCGTGTTCTCGCCGATCGGCCGCAGCGCCCAGCCGGTCACGGCGACCTCCGCGCCCGCCGGGATCTCGACCCGCACCGGACCGGCGTCCTCGGTCATGAAGGAGCCGCCGCGGACGAAGTCGACGTCGACGGTGTTGCCGTTCTGGTCGGCGAAGGCCAGGTCGGGGTAGCCCTCGATCACGCAGCCCCGTCCGCCTCGGGCGCGGCCGGTGGTCGTCCTCGCCCGACGCCGCGCCCGGTGCCGGTGCAGACGGCCGCTGTCAGCCCCGCGACCGGTTCGCGTGCGCGCGGGCCTTCATCCGGTTGCCGCAGGTGGCCATCGAGCACCACTTCGCGGTGCCGGGCCGGCTGCGGTCGAGGAGGAAGAGGT
Proteins encoded in this window:
- a CDS encoding helix-turn-helix domain-containing protein; amino-acid sequence: MTPEPTPATPLEDQGGIRIEAVGSDVERAPSVLRGFYAGTDWTVTPSAAPFSYRYAALGDAAMTLRTSQMQGTNVGDIPVGDDYIVQWLVAGSSVVDVERDAIPQRRGVPLLFPAYRSFEFSFTDYDQKLVHLGRDHVDRIARERGLRGPLRFDHLRPVDPAAADRWHAAITEISTAVRSWRVTPLLWDRLSRRGAAAFLELYPPEAAVLPEVLLAPRNASVRTAAEFVQENAHLALGPLEIAAAAHLSVRGLQVAFQRVLGTTPLQYLRDVRLDRARTDLLLADPADATVADIARDWGFTHLGRFSGAYAARFGEYPSGTLQR
- a CDS encoding helix-turn-helix transcriptional regulator, with amino-acid sequence MNEDHARVRRSEVTGTDVDQARALLQGEYNGAGFSVEPTVPSFSYRYSSIGDDELTLRGSLFAGSVHGSILTEGEYIVSWLTAGSGATDLGRDAVLLAHGQPAVLVNNRPAEFDFTDYRQNLMHFDGAFLERVAAEHEGATGPLLFDTRARPTGDALQRWGATVATVARIVYSADSPELLRREANRTAAIALLETFPHVALAVPAEIALPSTAKLRAAIEYLHAHAHVPLRVEDVAAAAGLSLRGLQALFRRELELSPLDYLRRIRLDRVREELRAGQAGVLSVAEVAHRWGFAHLGRFSASYARRFGEYPRATLHD